In a single window of the Magnolia sinica isolate HGM2019 chromosome 7, MsV1, whole genome shotgun sequence genome:
- the LOC131251401 gene encoding transcription factor TCP12-like, with protein sequence MFTSNSANGVLHPYGDEYLLNDTCPSSSTVSFSSFLHFSPTADHSQPFHHNTDLPVNHFPRTIFSSNASTSAAAEVAINAVDPTQVAGKDMSTTDALQNFFCNTNSPSLGVGRKKGTKKDRHSKILTAQGPRDRRMRLSLEIARKFFDLQDSLGFDKASKTVGWLLTKSKAAIQELHRVRSQNKGCNSGGGKSISSPSEGEEVVSGLDEITDNMDHGDDSKEKSTSLAAALPKVKRIRNSRRTTFHPHAREWREMARARARERTREKMLIRTDRSKKWPGENPLNSKHSRSLHLVETGEDSTSHSSHDKKCPLELVVELVKPRSHTPEHRGSDESLPENCKSGSLIFDSISSPQMVNTEDFVSLQNNDIINSFRENWDIDSTRIHSGYDAVTNIQSSTGNIHESVANPILEMSVGSHLLSQFTNNVNYSFKPWEA encoded by the coding sequence ATGTTCACATCTAACAGTGCAAATGGCGTTCTGCACCCATACGGTGACGAGTACCTACTCAACGACACCTGCCCTTCATCTAGTACCGTTTCCTTTTCATCTTTCCTACACTTCTCCCCCACCGCTGATCACAGCCAACCCTTCCACCACAACACTGACCTTCCCGTTAACCACTTTCCACGGACCATCTTCTCGTCCAATGCAAGCACATCAGCTGCAGCTGAGGTCGCGATTAACGCCGTAGATCCTACCCAAGTAGCAGGTAAGGATATGTCCACTACAGATGCCTTGCAAAACTTCTTTTGCAACACTAACAGCCCCTCTTTGGGTGTGGGTAGAAAGAAAGGAACTAAGAAAGATCGCCACAGTAAGATTTTAACTGCCCAAGGACCCAGAGACCGAAGAATGCGGCTTTCCCTCGAGATTGCTCGCAAGTTCTTTGATCTCCAAGACAGTCTTGGCTTCGACAAGGCTAGTAAGACTGTTGGATGGTTGCTAACAAAGTCAAAGGCAGCTATTCAAGAACTTCATAGGGTCAGATCACAAAATAAAGGCTGCAACAGCGGAGGCGGCAAGTCCATTTCTTCACCGTCTGAAGGCGAAGAGGTAGTATCTGGATTGGATGAGATCACAGACAATATGGATCATGGGGACGACTCAAAGGAGAAGTCCACTTCCTTGGCGGCAGCACTTCCCAAGGTGAAAAGAATCCGAAACTCACGGAGAACTACATTTCATCCTCATGCAAGAGAGTGGAGAGAAATGGCAAGAGCAAGGGCAAGAGAGAGAACAAGGGAGAAGATGTTAATTAGGACTGACAGATCAAAGAAATGGCCCGGTGAAAATCCTCTCAACTCAAAGCACTCAAGGTCCTTGCATCTGGTCGAGACTGGAGAGGACTCCACTTCCCACAGTAGTCATGATAAGAAGTGTCCTTTGGAATTGGTGGTTGAACTTGTAAAGCCGAGATCTCACACTCCTGAACATCGAGGGTCTGATGAATCGCTTCCAGAAAACTGCAAATCGGGAAGTTTGATCTTTGATAGCATTTCATCTCCGCAAATGGTGAACACCGAGGACTTTGTCTCCCTTCAGAACAATGACATTATCAATAGTTTTAGAGAGAATTGGGACATTGATAGCACAAGAATACATTCAGGTTATGATGCTGTTACCAATATTCAATCATCGACTGGTAACATCCACGAAAGTGTTGCCAATCCAATCCTTGAAATGTCGGTTGGCAGTCATTTGTTGTCCCAATTCACCAATAATGTTAATTACTCCTTCAAGCCTTGGGAGGCCTAG